The genomic region ATGTTTAAGCTGAACAAAGAGAAGAGGGGAAGCATTctgggcatggcaaacagcatgtgcaaaagcaCTGAGGCAGGAAAGAACATGTAACTAAATTTGCAACTAACAAGATCACTGTTATCCCTTTAACTCTCAGTAGTCCAGAAAAAATAGTTATCACTATTTACCATCTGGGTCTGATGGacttatttcatgttttaataCATTAGTGCAGAGACAAACCAGTCAAACAAattttatgttctatttttttaatagtttattgatttttcaagagagaggaagaaagagggagagagaaacaccaatgtgacaGTGCAACATGGATAGGggctcgagcccgcaaccccggcatgtgccctggaccaggaatcgagcctgcaacctcccagtgcacgggatgatgtccaaccagctgagccacaccacccagggctatgtttttatagttttaggtaattttacaaataatttacaGAAGTAGGAATAAAGGGATACTATATTCATTATCTATTGCTACATATCAAATTACTCCAAAAACTTAAGACAACAAACATTATCTCACCGTTTCTATGGATCAGGAATCTAGGAATGGCTTAGCTGCGTGGTTCTGGCTCAAGGTCTCTCATGAGGCTGCAGTCAGGGCCAGCTTCATAGGTGTGCAACCTATTGTAGTCACAAAAAGTCTCACATTTGGCTTAATCCTCTGCTGTTGAtgtcttgaaatttttaataattttttaacaaggACCCCCCACccatttttgttttcctctggaccccataatcttttaaatatatttttatttatttcaaagaggaagggaaaggcagagagagatagaaacatcaatgatgagagagaatcattgatcggctgcctcccgcatgcccccaactggggattgagcctacaacccgggcaggtgaccttgattggaatcaaacccaggacccttcagtctgcaggcaggcACTATcgactgagccagaccagctagggtgACCCCATAGTCTATGTACCCAGTTCTAGTTGCAGTCAGCCTATCAGCAAAGGGTTACCATTATCTATGGCTAGAAGACCCACTTCCAATCTCAGCCATGTAGTTGTTAGCAGGCCTTGATTCCTCACTGGCTATTGGCTGGACGCTTTCATTCTTCTCCACACGGGTCCTCGCAATAGGATAGCTGGCTTCCACCCAGAGCAAGTGATCAATGAGAGAGCCCAAGATGGAAGCCAGTCTTTTATAACTTAATCTCAAAAGTGACAAAccatcacttctgccatattctattgATCACACAGACCAATCCTGGAACAATGTTGAAGGGGAATACATATGGGTGTGAATACCAGAAGGCAGGGATCAGTGGGAGCCACCTTGGAGGCCAACCAGCATACACAGTGAAAAACAACTTTTGTTAGAAATGTtaataagaatttaaatatagcccagccagtgttgctcagtggttgagcatcaacccatgaaccaagagatcaccagttcaattcccagtcagggcacatgcccgggttgcaggctggatctccagtatgaggtgtgcaggaggcagtcagtcagtgatgtttctctctcatcgatgttgctctctatccctctcccttcctctctctctaagaatcaataaaaatattttttaaagaatttaaatataataaactcaaaattttaTTCCTAGTTTTGTATGGCCATCACCTTTGCTCCATAattacaaaacattttcattttcagatggataaaaataatttcatatcttCAATCCATTTCATGTTTCTATTTCCACATCATCTATTTCCTCTTTGTATACACACCTGCCTTCGACATTTGACTATCACAAACCACTTCAAGTAAATGTTGGTGCACAAAAATCTAAACGATCACTTTTGTTTTTGTCCGACATTTTATcgaggcagcagtgggagcagctgtTCTTCAAGTTTCACCCTGCAGTCCAGGGACAACAAGACGAAAGATGCTGACATGTGTGAGTGAAGTAGGGAGCAGACAAAGCGGGTACTTGTGGAAAGAGTAGTCCTTGGAGAAGCCACAATGCCATCGAACAGGGAACAGAGGAGGAAACGCGTCAGGCAGAGACTGATGTTGAAGAGCAGTTTGGCTAAAGAAATACTCTCCGAGTTCTTGGGCACGTGTATAATGATCGTTCTCGGATGTGGCTCTGTTGCCCAATCTGTCCTCAGCCGAGGAGTTTCTGGAGGAACCCTCGCTGTGAATGTTGGCTTTTCAATAGCAGTCGCTATGGCCGTTTATGTGGCTGGGGGGGTGTCTGGTGGCCACATCAACCCTGCTGTGTCTTTTGCAATGTGTCTCTTTGGGCGGATGAAATGGAtcaaatttcctttttatgtGGGAGCCCAGCTCGTGGGAGCCTTCGTAGGGTCTGCAATCCTCTTTGGTGTTTACCATGATGCATTTATGTCCTTTTCTGATGGAAAACTGTACATCGTGGGAGAAAATGCAACAGCACAGATTTTTGCGACATACCCAGCTCCGTATCTGTCTCTGGCAAATGCGTTTGCAGACCAAGTAGTGTCCACCATGTTCCTCCTCATGGTTGTCTTTGCCATCTTTGACTCCAGAAACTTGAGCGTCCCCAAAGGCCTAGAGCCTGTTGTCATCGCCCTCCTGATTTTGGTCCTCACTTCCTCTTTGGAACTGAACTGTGGCTGTGCCATGAATCCAGCTCGAGACCTGGGTCCCAGGCTTTTCACTGCTTTGGCAGGATGGGGGTTTGATGTCTTCCGAGTTGGAAATAACTTCTGGTGGATTCCTGTCGTGGGCCCTATGGTTGGTGCTGCCACTGGAGGCCTCATCTATATTCTTTTCATTGAAATCCACCACACAAACCCAGACTTTGAGGCAGAACGACCAAGGACAAATTAGAAAAACATGAGTTTAATGTAGTAATGTAGCGGCATGTTTAGTTCTAAGTTTACAATTGGCTGAGCTGATGTTCTCTTCAGGAAAGATGGCATCCAGGTGTCTATGTATTCATAAGACTGGGGTAGATCTGCCCAATTTTCTCTGCTAGCCATTTGGGACACTTTACTGGAAAGCAACTGAATAAAGTTTTGAAAACACTGACCTCTTCTCTACCAGTTCCCCCTGCCTTCAAAGTAGCATGGACTGTCTCATGCAACAGCCTTCTCTCCGCCCTGTTTATGTTATTCTttcatgtgaatttttttttttttttttttttttttttgctgagtgAGCACTGATAACTTGAAACTTTGACCTTGGACTTATTTGGATAGTCTCAACTGCATTATCTGTATGAAATAACATCACCAAAGCCTTATTTTCAAACCCATAAGGGTTACATTCTGAATATTATTAttaagaagaagggaagaaaaaagagaaagaggagaaggaaaaggaagaggaggaggaggaagaggaggaggaggaggaggaggaggaggaggaggaggaggaggaagaggaggaggaggaggaggaggaggaggaggagaaggagaaggagaaggagaaggagaaggagaaggagaaggagaaggagaaggagaaggagaaggagaaggagaaggagaaggagaaggagaaggagaaggagaaggagaaggagaaggagaaggagaaggagaaggagaaggagaaggagaaggagaaggatgcTGGAAAGTCGGCCAAGAAAGACAAAGACCCAGTGAACAAATTTGGGGCCAAGGCCAAAAAGGAGACATGGTCCAAAGACAAAGTTCAGGACAAGCTCCATAACCTAGTTTTGTTTGATAAAGCCACATAGGACAAACTCTGTAAGGAAGCTACCACTATAGGCTTATTCTAATCCCAGCTGTTGTCTCTGAGAGACGGAAGACCCCAGTTCCTTGGCCAGGGGAGCCCCTACAAGAGCTCTTTGGGAAAAGACTTATTAAACTAGTTTCAAAGCACAGAGCTCAAGTAATTTATACCAGAAACACCAAAAGTAGGGATGCCCCAGCTGCTGATGAAGATGCAGGAACAACAGCTatacattttgagaaataaaactttattaaattttaaaaatctaaaagattAAAGAATATTGTCATATGTCTTCTTAGGAAAACAGGAAGGCTTAGGCTCTTGTcataaaatattgtataattaaGTCCATCTGGTTGAGTAACTGCATGAAAATACCATATTTCCTCTTTTTCGTTAACATATTCTTAATTTATTGAAAATCACCTAGGATATCATTATCTAAAGATTCATAGGCTAAGATTTCTTTTACACAATTTCACCACCATCATTTGCTTATATTCTAGAGTGCTACATTAATCTTCTGACTTATGTAATACTGTAATTATGAAAACTCATCCTCTACATCTCTTTGCCAGTatagggagaaaaggaaaaattcgGCCTTTTCAGTTGTATCAAATGCAGACCACAAAGATGatgtttccagttttcttttatatcttcttgaaaAATGATATAATACTTTAGGCAGTGAATTAAGAAAACTGGAGGATGATAAAATACTGATGATTTACTATACTATTGCCTCATCCTTCTTGGTAATTCCATCTTCAGTTTTCTTACTACTTTAGTCTTTTTCACCACAGTTGGAAATAATTGATGAGTAATGATAAAATCATTCCTAGGAAGACAAAAATAACTGTTTCAAGacacaagaaaaaataagattattAAGATCTCATAATATATCTTTCATTTATAAGAGAGTTCCAATGCACTCATATCATAACTACAAGATAGAATGAGTTTTATTCtatctttagaaaaataagtaaatattgttTTTGTGCTTTGGAAGATATCTTAAAAGTCAAGAAATAGTAACGCTTTACAAAAATTCCAAGTGCTTTAGTCTGGCCCCTTAGACCACTTGGCCATTGTGACACGTttcaagtgctttaaaaaaattaactaaaataggGCCCAGTGGACCCTGGATGGAATAACACAACCAATCCAGTGGATTTGGGAGAAGTTGCACCACTAACATGACAACACTATTCCAGCCTCACCCACATCCCCTCAGCCCACAAGCATCCTTGCAGCTTCCTAAACTCCCAACACCTCATCTTTTTGCCTGCAGGCTTCCATTGGCTACTGGTGCCTGCCTGCTCATCCTATATGGAGGATTCAAAGTGCCTGGAAGGTCATACCCCCATGAGCAACCCTCACACAATGAGGAATCAAAATTAGGGGTAAATTCTCCAACTTCTTCACCTCACCCCCAACAAGACAATGCTGAGGTGTGTTCTACAGTCTTTTGATGAGTCCTCAACAGGATTAGGCCCTCATTTCCCACAGCAGTAGCCATCTCATCAATAAATCATTAGCTATATGGACGAAAAGGGGGCCACATACAaaacctgacaagttcaggggaggcctgcatggaaggACTTACAAACTCAAAGAAACCACATgggatggtctgaacataaaaatccCTAACTAAAAGTGGGTTATGGCAGATAGTCACATtctaggcctgtagcttccttgacaaaggtggatctttaccttaagtgagcctGTCTACTGTCTTTTgaatctaagataacatacctttgaaatatcAGAGTAGTAATCTCCTTtttcagacccctcagggcagaATCGAGATACTAGAGCATGAAACCACAGAACCACTCATTGTGATCTTGCTCCCCACATATCATCTCTATGTGCTGCACATCTTAATTATTAACTATCCTggacccaccaatgtaaaagaaatgtgtctctccattttactttttatctaatgCCAGAGATCCCCACCCCATGCTTTCTCTCGTCCCCGAAAGCTATCCCCAGTGTATTTCACGTAACCCTCCTAATGTCTCTTCTTCTGattctaatctacactaataaaagagaaatatgcaaattgaccataccttcgcggcgcccaccagccaatcaggagtgagtatgcaaattagcccaacaaagatggtgggttcatTTGCAAACACAGGTGCCAAGGGGCTGGAGGCGgacgcttgcgtcatcgccatggtggcaatgcaggcagtctgcactgccccagccactctgggcctctgggcagcgtgggaaggtggaaaggtggctccaggccagagcgaaggtggtgctggcagccaggggaaggaaggcccattcttgcacgaatcttcgtgcatcgggcctctactgtataaaataagctgcaaagcTGCCAATCTCTAGAGCACTTGCTCACTCCATTGAGATTTTCCTTTCCAGCAATTGTTATCAGTGTGGCTCCAattaactcataaaaattctctacaggtttggactttTCCTACTCGGACAGTGGCCTTGTCTCCTTTCCCTGATGCACTTCCCCACTGCCTTGCTGTTTGCTTGATTCACCTCCAAATACACTACAAAATTCCTTATTTTAGAATCTGCCATTTAAAAATAGAGCCTAAACCAAGACACAATGCGAAACCACATAATAAAGCAGCTGCAGCTTCCAGAGGCATTGGTAAGGCTATTCTTGCTCTACCTGAAGGCCTCGCCAGGATTACCATCAACACAGAACAGAGAAAAGTGGGCTGATGCAAGCAGGCGAAGCAGTGAGGAGACTAGTTAGTGGTGGTGGACTGCAGTTTAGGAGAAATAATGCTTGTAGAGGTCATTAGAACAAATTCAAAAACCATCAGAAGTGCTTTCTCCAATTGACAAAAAGCTGGAATGGGCTCCTGGTGGGTGGCAGATGGACAGTCTGGTCTCATTTAAGAAACAGCCTGGGCAGTGGAATAACCCTGGGCGTGGAGATGGGGGACTTGGATTCCAGTCCAGGCCTCTCTGCCTTCAATTGATGCCTCTACCAAATAGGGATAATAAAGTCTTCACAAAGTTGCCTGGAGTAATAACGGAAATCATGGGTTGTAGCAGAATGCTAGGTGTTTTTCCATCTTCTTTAGCAAGATAATTTGCCAGCGACCTTGGGGTGTAGGCAGGGGCAGAAACTCATCTCAAAGCCTTGTTTTAGAAGAGGCACTAGAGTCCCCTTTAATCAAGTAAATGAAGGCTCCGTAGGCGTCAGGGTCCTGGGAAAGAGTATAGCAAGCCCCGTTTCGTGCTGGAAGCAGCTTTGCTCCTTTAAAGGAATGTGGCTCACAGCTTTCCTGGAGCTCATTGCGACCAGGGAATGGCTGTGTGAGTGAACTGGGACATGTGGACAGCAGGGACACTTGGGCTCAGGTCTCGGGGAGAGGGATTGTgtgcagctggggtggggagaaggcacCTTTCGTGAGGCATTTCAATACCTACAACAGCAACAAGATCAGAAGATTCAGcgtccacccacccaccccccagcaccccaAGCTCTGCCTCCCACCTTAGAGGATTCCTTCACCAGCTCAGCTAGTGCATCCCCTCCGCTGGTTGCCACCGAAGAGACTCCATCACTGTTTTGTTCGTGTCCACCTCGCTGCAGGTCACGGACAGCAGCACCTGACCTCTGGCGTCCCAGGGCAGCATTCTGGGAACATGACTGATGAGGGCACCTAGAGTGTACACCCCTCAAAAGGGTGGTGCTGGCCACCCTGGCAGCTTGGTCACTGTCAGCCATGGAGGCCTATGAGGCAGGTAGGAATCCTCTCCCAGTGAAAGTCACAGCACCAAGGCATGGCTGGTGCAGAGTAGGGAAGGGCCAGAGCCCTGCCCTGGAGTTTTGCATCTATTTCCAGCAGGTGAGGGCTTGTGTGGCTCCGCCTCAAGCTTGCTATCCATACCCAGAACTCCACTAGCACACCTAGCAACCTAGCAAAACTCTCCCGCACATGCCCAGTCAATGTTTAGGATGTTAGCTCCCTCCCGGCATCAGTTTCctactgctgctgtaacaaattaccacaaacaatGGCATGTAACAACCCAAATTTACTATCATACAAGTATGGAGGTCAGAAGTTCAGAAGGGGTATTCGTGGGCCAAAATCAAGATGTCCACAGGACTGCCTGACTTCAGTGGGCTCTGGGGAAAtctgttttcttgattttttccTGGAGGCTGCCTGCGTTCATTGGCTTGCAGCGCCATCCTCCATCTTGAAAGCCAGCAGCTTCCCCCAATCCCGGACTctgaccctcctccctccctcttataAAGTTGCTTGTGATTACATTGAGCCCAGCCAGACAATCTAAAATAATCTATCTCAAAATGTTGAACTTAATCACATTTTCCCATATAAAGTAGCATATTCTGAGGTCTCGGGGATTAAGATGTGGACAACTTTGCAAGGAGGGAATTATTAAACCTACTACATTCCCCTACACctcatttcccctccctcccaccttttcTTTAACCAACTCCAGGCCTTCTGTTCACCTCCCTCTGCATTCCATCCCTTCATTGGGGTTTGTTGCTATCACGGCCTCTGTGCCAACTTGTGTCTGGGTGATTCTCAAACTAATGCCTCAGCCCATGTGCCTCATCATAAGCAGAGTGCGTGATCTCCTTGCCACCCCCAAAGTCCCACCTTGTTTCCACGTCCAGGCCACCACCCATCACACCTCCAGACACCTGGTCCTCCAGCCTCaaaacccctcccaccccacttccAAAGCCTACTACCTTCCCTCAACCTTGCAGTCACATTCGTGGTCTTCCACTCTTCCATGTGGTTTTCCCAGCTTCCAATGCATTTCCTGAAGACAAGTCATCATACCCTATCGGAtagggtcggcaaactcattagtcaacagagccaaatatcaacagtacaacgattgaaatttattttgagagccaaattttttaaacttaaacttcttctaacaccacttcttcaaaatagactcacccaggcagtggtattttgtggaagagccacactcaagaggccaaagagccgtatgtggctagcgagccgcagtttgccgaccacggccctatcCCATTGCTCCATTCTCCTTTTCAAGGACCTCTAGTTATCTGTATTTTTGTGATGATGaaagtgttatttaaaatataaaaaggaaagatcAAATCTGCTCTGCCTTCTCCACACAACAAACGCATAAACTTCCCTCTATCTCAAGGCCCCTCATCAGGAATCCCCATCCCAACTGAGATATTAATTCACCAAAGAGTTGGTGAGCACCCGCTCTGCATGAGGTACACACATTGCAGAATTCAGCCTCCACCCTTATCTAGACCATCTTCTCTCCTCTTCAACACATCAACTGGTTCCGTCCTCCATGAAGCAGACCATGATGATGTAGCCAAAGTGGCAAAACGGTccaacaaagagaaataaatataaatctagTGGGATTCCCACAAGCTTTACATTAGATGCATTataatagctactatttattgaacatttacaatAAACCAAGAACTTTACAaacatctcatttcatcctcatgaCAATCTTATTATCCTTGATATTTCCATATTTCAGATACAGGAACTGAAACCAGAGAGgctacagtggtcggcaaactcattagtcaacagagccaaatatcaacagtacaacgattgaaatttcttttgagagccaaattttttaaacttaaacttcttctaacgccacttcttcaaaatagactcgcccaggctgtggtattttgtggaagagccgcactcaaggggccaaagagcctcatgtggctcgcgagccgcagtttgccgaccactgggctaagacACTTTCCTATGGCTACACAGGCTTCAGTGGCAGCGTGGTTTTCAGCATGAACTTGTCTGACCCCAAAGTCCATGTTCTTCACCACTGGCCTACATTGGAAGAACTGGACAGCCAGATGGACAAGACAGTCTAAAGGCTGGGCTGGCACTAGAGGCAGGAGCCTGGCAGTCTCCATGGAACCTATGTTCAAAGTCAATGGTGTAACCAAGGTCTATGGCCTCTGGACAAAGCAGCACTCGGGAAGAGTCCCGAGGCTGAGAGGCAGGGCAACCCCAACCGAAGCCTCCTTCTCTAGGGTGCACTGCATGGACTCACACCAGGCTTTGAGCCCAGCCGAGGAGGCAGCTTGCCCTCGGCCAGGACTCACTGCAGTCAGCCTCGGGCCTCCCAGCAGCCCACTGCCTCCGGCGATCCAGTGCCAGTGCTCCTGGAGAAGGCCTCTCAGGTGGCCACATGTCTCTGACCAGTTAGACCACAAACATCTTGAGGTTGGAATCCCTGTCTTCTATTTTCTGGCTTCTCTACCTTCCCCCATAAGGACAAAATCCATGCTCATCATACTTGTTAGTTAAGCCACTTAAATGGCCAGATGACATTGAGGTAAAGGACTACAGAGTGGccaaattaaataaattactttaaaattaactaGGATAAAATGAAGATTAAGGAGAAATTATTTGTTATTGCTGTTTTCCTGTGTGAGAGGTGTATTTTTAGTAAGAACACATAAAAACTCcttgaatatacactgagtggccagattattatgatctctgaacgcataataatctggccactcagtatatatatatcacaggcccggtgcatgaattcgtgcatgggtgggttccggccagcctggccaggggaagggacatgggcagttggccagcctgcctgctggtcgaactcctggtctaggggacaatttgcatattagccttttattatataggacatacactgagtggccagattattatgcattcagaaatcataataatctggccactcagtgtatttcattCCTACATTTGTGCCTTTACTAGATTTCTTGCACAATTAGTCATCTGTGCACAGACAGAAATACTTGATTTGGATACATGC from Eptesicus fuscus isolate TK198812 chromosome 5, DD_ASM_mEF_20220401, whole genome shotgun sequence harbors:
- the LOC103283621 gene encoding aquaporin-9-like, encoding MPSNREQRRKRVRQRLMLKSSLAKEILSEFLGTCIMIVLGCGSVAQSVLSRGVSGGTLAVNVGFSIAVAMAVYVAGGVSGGHINPAVSFAMCLFGRMKWIKFPFYVGAQLVGAFVGSAILFGVYHDAFMSFSDGKLYIVGENATAQIFATYPAPYLSLANAFADQVVSTMFLLMVVFAIFDSRNLSVPKGLEPVVIALLILVLTSSLELNCGCAMNPARDLGPRLFTALAGWGFDVFRVGNNFWWIPVVGPMVGAATGGLIYILFIEIHHTNPDFEAERPRTN
- the LOC129148971 gene encoding LOW QUALITY PROTEIN: 40S ribosomal protein S25-like (The sequence of the model RefSeq protein was modified relative to this genomic sequence to represent the inferred CDS: inserted 1 base in 1 codon; substituted 1 base at 1 genomic stop codon) gives rise to the protein EKEKEKEKEKEKEKEKEKEKEKEKEKEKEKEKEKEKEKEKEKEKEKEKEKEKDAGKSAKKDKDPVNKFGAKAKKETWSKDKVQDKLHNLVLFDKATXDKLCKEAXHYRLILIPAVVSERRKTPVPWPGEPLQELFGKRLIKLVSKHRAQVIYTRNTKSRDAPAADEDAGTTAIHFEK